Below is a genomic region from Escherichia ruysiae.
CCGGAGCGGGTCACGATGCGCTGATGGCTGCACGTAACCAGTTGCTGGCGCTGGCAGCGGAAAATCCGGAATTAACCCGCGTGCGCCATAACGGTCTTGATGACAGTCCGCAGTTGCAGATTGATATCGACCAACGTAAAGCTCAGGCGCTGGGCGTTGCCATTGACGATATTAACGACACGCTGCAAACCGCGTGGGGTTCAAGCTATGTAAATGACTTTATGGATCGCGGTCGCGTGAAGAAAGTCTATGTGCAGGCCGCCGCGCCGTATCGGATGCTGCCGGATGATATCAACCTGTGGTATGTGCGTAACAAAGACGGTGGGATGGTGCCCTTCTCTGCCTTCGCGACCTCTCGCTGGGAGACAGGTTCGCCGCGTCTGGAACGCTATAACGGCTATTCTGCGGTAGAGATTGTCGGGGAAGCCGCACCGGGCGTCAGTACGGGTACAGCGATGGATATTATGGAATCGTTAGTGAAGCAGTTGCCGAACGGCTTTGGACTGGAGTGGACGGCGATGTCGTACCAGGAACGACTTTCCGGTGCGCAAGCTCCGGCGCTGTATGCCATTTCATTGCTGGTGGTATTCCTGTGTCTGGCTGCACTTTATGAAAGTTGGTCAGTACCGTTCTCGGTAATGCTGGTTGTACCGCTGGGAGTTATCGGCGCGCTGCTGGCAACCTGGATGCGTGGGCTGGAAAACGACGTTTACTTCCAGGTGGGTTTATTAACGGTCATTGGTTTATCGGCGAAAAACGCCATCCTCATTGTCGAGTTCGCTAACGAGATGAACCAAAAAGGTCACGACCTGTTTGAAGCGACTCTTTATGCCTGCCGCCAGCGTTTACGCCCGATACTGATGACCTCGCTGGCGTTTATCTTCGGCGTACTGCCGATGGCAATCAGCAGCGGTGCCGGTTCCGGTGGTCAACATGCGGTGGGTACTGGCGTAATGGGGGGAATGATCTCCGCCACCATTCTGGCGATTTACTTCGTGCCGCTGTTCTTTGTGCTGGTACGCCGTCGTTTCCCTCTGAAGCCACGCCCGGAATAAGCAATAAAAAAGGCGACATGCCAACGTGTCGCCTTTTTCAACTTTCTGATAAAGAACCTGTTCATCAGGTTCTTTCATTTTACCTTCTGTCCTGGTAATTACTTGCGAAGCATAACTTCGATAAAGTCTTTCCAGTTCCCCAGTTCACGTTCAATCATAACAACCTCTCTTATAATTATGGGTATTCTACGGAAACAATATACCGTGGTGAAGCTAATTTATTCGATTGCAGTGATTACTACCTCCGGGGCAAAACCTATGTAAATACTATGGCCCTGAGACAGGGATTTTTATGTGATGCAAAGCAACATTTCAACAGATTCATACGGATTCTAATACTTGCTTAATTCTGTTTGAAATACATACAGATACCTAGGGGAATATTCTTAATAATTACATTCAAAATGCTCACAATTATTTAATAATTGTTAAGTGAAACACCTTAATAATGTTATATTCCCTGGTATTCATTTGTCGGGGAAATGTATTGACCGTTAAATGAGTATTTATTCTTATAAATCGAAAAAGGATTCATTATGGTTACACTTTACGGCATTAAAAATTGTGACACCATTAAAAAGGCTCGCCGTTGGCTGGAAGCCAATAACATCGACTATCGTTTTCATGATTATCGCGTTGATGGGCTGGACAGCGAATTATTGAACGGTTTTATCAACGAATTAGGCTGGGAAGCGTTACTCAACACCCGTGGTACTACCTGGCGTAAACTGGACGAAACCACGCGCAATAAAATCACCGATGCGGCTTCTGCGGCGGCATTAATGACTGAAATGCCTGCAATTATCAAACGCCCATTGCTCTGCACGCCAGAGAAGCCTATGCTGCTGGGTTTCAGTGAATCCAGTTATCAGCAATTTTTCCATGAGGTGTAGTCTATGTCGTGTCCGGTTATTGAGCTGACACAGCAGCTTATTCGCCGCCCATCCTTAAGTCCTGATGACGCAGGATGTCAGGCAATCATTACCGAACGTTTACAGGCGATCGGTTTTACCATCGAACGCATGGACTTTGCGGATACGCAGAAT
It encodes:
- the ypfM gene encoding protein YpfM, yielding MIERELGNWKDFIEVMLRK
- a CDS encoding ArsC family reductase, whose translation is MVTLYGIKNCDTIKKARRWLEANNIDYRFHDYRVDGLDSELLNGFINELGWEALLNTRGTTWRKLDETTRNKITDAASAAALMTEMPAIIKRPLLCTPEKPMLLGFSESSYQQFFHEV